tattctttcgATGAGATTTAGTATTACGTCCTTCCTCCATACTCACTAATAAAGGAGATATGGGATTATAAGTCAGATCTGGAACGAACTGAAGGTagatctatttatataaaaaaagccaTTTCTTTGACTAAATTgactctttcaagtttcacccccaaaaaaaaaaaaaatgaaattttccgaccaatcttttattttttcccacagCTCTATGATTAATTAACTTTATCACAAATGAGGGGTTTCAATGGGTGAAGGAGATAAGTCCCAGTTTGTGTGTTCAcgattaattacttttaacaaaaattattttttctattttacattTGTCATTTAATGGAAGAATTATTTAGTATCAAGGCACTATTCACGAGGTTGCGGGTCTAGTGTATATTCAGATGTTAAATAGTCCATGTTTtacattattaactttttttactataatatataaagaatccTACCTCCCTCTCTATGTTACTTATAATATCTGTAGGATCGACGTAGTTTGCATGGACTAAATAAATGTACCCTAGGAAATTAATGCTTTGAGGGCCTCATTCATTGAATTCCCCCAAGatccaattatattttactttactttgttttctcttatataattaaataacatcgTCCTGGGCTCTTCAAAGTACGGGGAGTACCTCAGAATGGAGATCCTTGGTTCACCATTCTTTGAATCCCTTGGCTATGTTTAATATACcctgaactttatttttttttttgctgtgcCAAATGCTTTTGCTTGGATTGTATTTATGATATTCTTTATACGCGTGTAATGAGTGTGGATTTAATTCAATGTTGAGATGAAGTGTGCATGCTTATGACATTTGGacgatattttgtattttaaatccaGGGTCATCATTAATTAAAGGATCACTACAAAAAGTAGTTACTTAGTGGTGTGTTTAGagaaagttttgttaaaattattgtattgttTTAAGGTGTGCACTTGTCCAGGCCCACACTTGACTGGGGTCCCACActggttataatatatatataggtacttaaagaatacatttttataaaagaatatataaagtgaccctttatcataaaaaaggttattaacatgaagttctttaaaaaaagtcattcaaaaatatttttttacggtaaatccttcatttaaaattattcatcttatttttgatttgCGACAAGAAAAATTTGCTCAAACAATGTACAACTTGTACATGGAAATGTATACGTTGTGTAGAAGTtgaaaaaacccaaaaatgagatgaataattttaaatgaacgGTTTACAGCACTTGGGATCagtataatgcaataattgaatattccatggatgatcgaaTGTTTatggtgtcatttttgactatttttgtataactgaattaaatataagtattatgtggcACCGTATAAAGGCCAAATGCCCAGAGTTATACTTCTCATAAAGACATAATaatcatgtaattttaattgatcaaaatgaaatgatagtatctgCGTATAGTTGGTAGTTAAAAGGACCCatgttggaattaaataattcattttaacacgaagacattgcaacttgtacacaacatatataccgggtggtatattgaaatctgaactattactaattcaataagtaAACGTGATCGAGGAATTTCCAGTCGTGTACTCCAAGCCGTTAGGCACCTCCAGGACCACTGTGTACGCTGTTAGAAAGtgtgaaacgttggagaggaagaggGGCTCATTCAAacaggccaaactggatcccaATGAATTAAAGAAATCAGACcatgccaatcccctcaagtccataagggcccatacaagagatctcaggaTTGTTcagataactataaaaaaagtgagtggaaatagccttgtgagggtgaagagccacttttgacaccagcaatggaAGAAAACCATCTCGTCCGTTGCAAGACAAGAGCCCAGACACACATCTatctatagttttaatttttcttgaaattctatatttaattaataaattatatcatgttgaattttaaaattcaacatgttcagattttaatggatcactcggtaaTTAAAGCAATCTTGTTCAACTATTATTCGTTGAGGAATACTAATGTAATTCCAGactcaacttttaaaaaataatccttctAGCTTACccttgtgttgacgggccacaaatATAGATCTACATtagagttttatttaaattatttcgtCTGGTATTCATGtccttaatattataaatggtaTCTACAGATCTAGTCGAAGATTTAATTATAGGTATTGACCGTACTGAAcacaaggggggggggatatatGGAATATGATGAATCTGActggttgaattataataattgtgaCAAATGaccatatttacatatattttttctcttatcaaatgctttttttctttagcgttataaaattatcaatttaatccTTTTCTGAtcgtttttttgttcttcataaATCTTGACCATCCTTTTGAATAAATGTGACagagttctttatttattttgtatatgattTACTTTCAGGAAACGTCATATTGTCACTTGCTCTATTCAAGCTCATCTGTGAGATGGTCAGCCTCAATTGATGAACTACAAGAATTTTCCTCTGTtactatcaacaataaaacCCTGCCaaggtataataaaataatttacatatacatCTATCAAAGTAATTAAGATATGAAAGTTAAAAGTCtagtcttatatttttattggaaaaatttatgtatgtagaaaatatatttgggaTCTATTACAATTATCTTTCATACTCAGTGTCGTAACCATAGGCATATAGGATTATAAGTTTTTTGAGgagcattcaaataattttatcactcaacatttttttttaggatggTATCTTTTGAAGTAATGATGGCACcttttatgaaatacatttaaGACTCACTTTCATAATAAAAGAGAGTAGTGCGATTTTAAGCGCCATCATGATGAAATACTAGTAGCATTTCTAGAGAAAATTCaatagaaattataataaaagtgcGTCTCTTGATGAATAACCTTATAAGGGTCTTCCTATGCAGGGTCCGGGGAAAGTCCTTTTTATTGACAAAGCCCCTCAAAACCATCACAGACTGTGGCTTCTTCACTTTGTTGACTCCGTGGTCATCCAGCTCAACTTTTTTGCCCAGAATCTGATCATTTTGTGGATTAAAAGGTTGTTTCACATTGAAAATATTCTCATCACTGAACATAATGTTGGAAACTGTGCCAGTTCTCAGCTTCTGAAGTATGAGATTGCTTATCTCAATTCTTTTAGCCTTGACCTTGCTTGATAGGTGTTGTTGACTCTTCAGTTTGTAGGGTTATATCCCAATGTCATCTCGGATAAGGTATCTCATTGTTGTTGCACCCATGTTATAATTCTTGGCCATCTTGGTGAGGTTCCTCCTAGGATTTCTTGCAATCCTTGCTTTGACGACTCTGGGCGTCCTTTTTGACCTTGGTATGCCTGATTTGGGTATGTCCTTGATAGATTGAGTCTCCTCGTACCTCCCAATGTGTTTCTTGATGATCATGGGGTTGACCTCCAGGCTCTTCAGGTTCCTCAAGATGGCTAGTCGAGATTTTCCCTTCAGGTAGTCCTATATTATAGCTTCTCTCTTGACTTCTATTGTGGTtaacaaaactgttattttattcaaaactggtTGTTTTGATCTAGTTTTGACCCAACCTGAGTTTAAACAGAATATCTCGTAAccttatacataattatattatataaagttaatataaCAGGACTTTGCGTGgaccctgtatatttttaattatcttcttaaaaacaaaattgtggatagcttttagttctttttttctttgtgattTTGATGGGCCCTCCTTGGATATAAGTCTGATTATGGAACCATTCCTACTGCTTATAATGAGTTCTATAAAGTTCATAAAAATGAGTTGTTAGTTCAATCCAATTGTGATAAAGCAttcttttttaccaaaaattcgGAACGTatacttttaaacaaataactttCAATCAATCATAAATccattttatgtcattttttttataacgagTCTCTatcttatttgtttaaaaaaatttgtgactaattatatgtaaacaaaTCTTAGTTATCTGCTCTCAGAGTCTATCCTTGCCTTGGAGTCATCATTTATGGGGTAAatccttatttatataaatttttttttttatattttttttcatattattttatgtttagtgatgaaaatcgtatgtattttaggcatgtaaaaaaaaaagagtccaaAGATCAATATGGataccctaacaatttgaagaatgtttagagaacagcttagctgtcatgacgtttgatcagaccagctacaatcagctgtgacaagggaggagagagagaagaaataaataaggacgcagggaagaattactctgatgtcaatcctcaattctactctgaatccaacgatgacttacaattatacaCAAAcaaaatcttcaaggttaccaACGCAAGGGCCTTAGATAAAAACAGTTCTTTACCTACCCTCCTCCCACGCACACTAAAATTTACTCTAagcatattataataattccatGGAATAAAATTTGTCCAGGAGTAAATGCATTTCCCACACCACAAATTACCTAAAAATGCTTACTCTCTTAGGaatacaaaattttgtttttctttattaactGAAAGCTTGACTAAAACCCATCaaagaattatatattcttttgcaCAAATCTTTAAATAGATAAGGagtatatataaacttttatgagcacacacgaatgttcaatcaggttttgaatataattaaatgtagtagttgggaaggaagttcactactcatgaGTTAAGTAATAATGGCAACAGCTGATGAAAAGAAAGTTTATTCTTCAGATGCCCAATCCCATAAAAagggtcatttaaaaaatacatacgatttacattacttattacatcatatttctttatattcttttctcctCAAATGGAGTCGTTTTGACAGCTCAAAATAGGACGAACACTTGATTtcttacatttcatttttttattatttattaatgttactTCAACAATAGATGCGGTTTTGAGACTATTCGCTTTTTATGAGGCTTCTTTGATGACATtgctaaaaaaaacttatctctctctctcaaatGTACCAAATTAAATTACGTAGTTTTTACATCAATTGCGTATTATGTATAAGTGCATGTATTTTACAAACTccctctaaaaaatattttataaacagtaTTAATTTGGATTACTATATACCCGGTTAAGATTTACACGCCTAATACCAGGGCTGTCTGAAGGAAtctttggaatttaaaaaaatatatttatttatttttgaaattttccaaaatctatagctattcacaaaaaaattaatttaaaaaaaaattgaaatattaaactttttcgaaaaaaaaaattggaaaaatttaatttttttagataaaaaaattcagaaatctcAAGCTGTTcctcaaaagttaatttttttataaaaaaaattccaaattccaCAGCTTtacacaaaaagttatatttaaaaaaaatttaaaaactaagtttaaatattaaattttggaaaatcctcaattgtttacaaaaaattaaactttttgttaataaaaaatcaaatattaatttttttactgtgcggcataatttgcccaaattaccttcttttaaaaaaaagaaaatgaatctttaaaaatgaaattttacgcCTATTTTTGTGCTAcaaattcttgaaaaatgaaTCATTCCTTAATTAGAGGGGGGGGGGTACAACCCCTGAATATACGTATATACGTTTACAGTGGATATTTATGAAAGTCTtgaattacttatataatagaGCATTTTTGCCAACATCATAACTGAAGGACACGCGATGTTGgaggctcaaagttgatatttttactagataaaatgaacaaattaaaaaaaataaaaaataataataacttcggcttaagaataaaaaagacttaacatctgcattgaatactactttatgccaatcataaacactgatatttgaatataattaaagtaatatctactgtcaattttatatacattttttttgatcgattaggcacgagaaagtaaataattagagaaaactatattattttttccattgtgatgtcaattttttaaaacagagGCTAGATTGAGTGATATATATTCTCCATGATATTATCTGctgctcattttttttctgtttttgacaaaatcttataaattgaatatttaaattaatttaaagttaatagATCAAAATCCACCGATTTTATTATCATACCCTATATATAATTAGTTCGATAAGGCGGATTTTTTTATAGCAGACAGATTTGATGGATCCCTTGAGGTCCGGGTAGTTATGATACTGGTTAATTTTTagactttctcttttttttttaatgaggacaccaaattattttttgatttttttaaaagttcgtTTATTGCACCTATCTAAGGCCTTATAaagtgtttttcttttgttttttttccagatATCCATCAAATGATGTACGAAATATATCTCCAACAGGGATCATAACCTATAATTCAGGTTGAGTTTTCTTTCTTACATATGTTCtttaattgttgaatttttttaatatccctcTATAGAAACGGATGCTCTTTGCTCTACTTATCATCCTCATGCCTTAGATGGATGGCTTATTGCTGGAAAATATCGAACCCATCTACCTTTTCAGTCTTATATCgtaagttaaaaataaacatatacagTGAGcgaggtaaaatcgtggacttgaTTCGTTTTCAATATGGATTAATTTAGGATGAACATTTTAAATACTAGGTTGCATTTTTAAAGGCAAGGACTatctgtttaataaaaaataaataagaaatttcaaaaatcaacagttgttaCCATGGAGGCGAAATAGCAAAAAAGGTGTCTTGTTTACTCTCCACCCAAGTGAGTGTCAAGGAGATCATGAAAGTCGTAGATTACTCACAGAGTCTTGTTTGCAACATTAAAAGCATGATGCCTTCAGGTCAAATCGGGATCATGGAGGACCTGTGCACAGCGATCACCAGAAGTCCGGTCCAGTCGATGAGGCAGCATTCCAAAGCTCTCAATGTTATTTATTGGACTGTGAAGGATTTGGGAAGGCTTCTAATGTAAGACGCCATTGAAAACTGCTTTCAAGAGTAACCAAGGCCAACCGGGTCAAGAGAGGCCATAAATTATTGGCTTGGTTAAAGCATAATGAGTTAGCAGTTTGCAACTGTTCCTCCCTCTACTGTTCCATATGGAGGTAGTAGAGAAGAGAGCCTGTGCTACTCCTCACCTAAATTTTGGTGACCTCAATCGAGTAGTAGTGGGCGGCCATGTCTGAGGCGCCTTTAGACCCATGGCCATGATAGCAGCCAAagtaaatcaatttcaaaaatggaaagaTATGTAAATAAAGAAGTCTGTGATAAAGCCTCTGTTTTACTCCTTTTCACTCTTGCAAAAGTTTAccctttttttttcgttatcaaaaagtccacaaTTTTACCTCGCACACTGTATGTATTCTAGACACAAAATAACTTAGTAATCATTGTGAACAAGAGAGACACCTTGAAACtttaaagttatattcaaattaaccAATGcaacaaaaaacttaaaataaataaatgataaaaaggaCTAGAGCTATTGATGAATGACAGTTTCATCCAAAGGAACAGCGTTATAAATTCCCCTAGGATTAACAACCATAGACTTTAAAGAGTACCACATGTTCTTTACCAAACCAGATGATACATTAAAGCCAAATCTTGATCCACTATCTCCCTCTTCTGTATCATCATCTTTGGCTTCCCATCTACAACGTATATACCCATATAAATTGggaagaatttaaaattaatgctACTATTGGTATCATTATCCAAATCTGAAAGGAATTaagtgaattattttatataatcataatgaTTGACTAATCTACCAGGTGCAATCCAAATAGGGATGCCATAAATAAAATGCTCCAAACGCTTTggtgaataattaaaaagccCCAGAATGTCCTCATTTGAAACTTATTTGCTAGTTGACGCTCTTTTGCAGACCAGGATTCGAATTTCCACTCAGTACTGTTGTCATCCTTGACAAAGTTCCACCATCTGAGTCCCACTAAAAGCCTTCCGGATACATTTTTTACTAACCAAAAGTCCCCACTTAATAGAAGGACGACTAATACAAAGGAGGATGTGAATCCAACTTTGTGACCAAACATGTAGAAAATGAAGGCCAATATTTTAAACAAGCCATGAAAAAACAGAACCAGTGTTCGCTCAGGCTTTTTCTGCTTTTGCTCAATCACctataatgaaataatgataatgTGAACTAAGCATTTCTTTTATGTTATGTTTACATCTTTTAATTGAACCATATTGTAGGGATCAGAGGTGGACACCCTCTTATTTGTTGTTAGTCTGCTAAACGCTAATCCACTAATTTTCTTCGCAATTCCGCTATCGCGAattctccttatttttttagtatcaacAAACCTTAACTATAACAAATATGCAATAAATGTGCTTTGGGACCGGTTTTTTATCACTTGGTCACGATGAAGCGGTTCTAACAGGCGTACTGGACAGaagcaaaaatgcattaatttatattttactctttGGTTAGCGCAGTTACGTAGAGAAACTACagtcttcaaaaaatatcaagtctTCTGAACCAGGTtctttgtacataaatacatgcGCATATCAAAGTATTGATGaaactctatatttattttaggactaatttattttttcgttctcTCAGAATAATCCATCTTAGCTTAATCTAACTTTGCTCAAGACGaggtgaaaaattatatatctgatacatgataatatttcatttggaCATAGCTAACTTTAAAGTActgaaagttgaaaaattaaatttttctattttgatagTCAGCAAATCTCTGATAGGGTAATTTATCATTTCACTAATCTTCAAATTTGTTCTTAGTCCACTATTTAGCAGATGTTATATGCCCAACTCTGGTAGGGATACACGAAAGTTTTTAAACTCTGAGTAATTTGTGTTGACGTCACCAATTAATAgcaaaagagaaacaaaaattaaagatttttttttttcaaacctgaAATCCTCGGTGTCCTATCATTGAGCTTTTCGTAGTTATATTAGAGTAGGATTCGTCCTCCATTTCTTCATTCCCAATTAAATTATCTGTGTCCTCCATCCTTTCATGCAATAACACACTAAAAGACCCCTCACCAAGTcatttaatgaagatataagGGTACGTATTGtttatacttatatcaattgATTACTTGTAACCGTATACGCTTTTTCTATGTCACATTTAGTGGAAGAACACTTAGCACTTGAGGGAACAAAATGAGAATAGGAGAGAAAAGAATTAAACATCTGTATACATGCAGACTACTTTTATAGAGTATATGTATTAGGCTGGGTCGTACTTtccattttttcgaaaatcaaaaactgGTAGTATTTTGTATACTGTATTTTTTCTcgtagatttcaaaaatgtaaatttcaaaaagataggATAGCCTTAAGCTACATCAGTTTTACTTTGAAAATGAGAGATAATGCGgttgttttctatattttccagtGCTGGCTTTCTTTATGTAAgttatagatattcatattaagggAATGTATATGTATTGCCCTTGATGTGAAgagttcaaatatgaataagttttaGTCATAACTTAACATTAAGTTAAGTAAGTTTACATTTGATAATGCTATAGTGTACaaggttcggaagcaaaacttGAACTGAATacctgattttagaaaaatattaataatttcattttttgataaataattttaaattttttttgaacaaaacctTGAGACACGACATTTGTAAACATGTTGACTCAATATGGCCGACCTCAGCAGCAATTATAGTAGGTGCACATAGCGGCGGAAacccttgcaggagttgatgatgaacttctcggacaagctgttccactccttcacaatggcgaccttcagggagtccacgttcgggtgagatgtccgattagtctccctctccaaagtgccccacacagcGAAATACAACGGGTTTAAATCCAGCAAAGACGATGGCCACGtttccttgggccaaaaatcagccatgttgtctgctcagaacttctggcatttggccgatgtgtgtgaggatgcaccatcttgggtccacacataattttcctctgggtaggtggccttgagccattgcagtatggtgaacctcagcatcttatagtaggcctcctggccaattttctcaccagccttaaaaaagaaaagaggcatcctcttgccgtcggacgccacgaccattgtttgggccggatgttttgtacatAATACCCTCTTAACCTCATCTGGTGATCCCCTAGGCCAACAGTCGTCCTGACGGTTGTAGACCTAGTCTACGGTGAAAATGTTATTGTGAGAGAAAATTTTGACCGTGAATACATTTGTCTTGATCCatgcacgaactttcttgcacatATACAGTcccctttccttcagagtgccgccctcctgattgtcccttcgtccacgtcaaactcgttagagaggcgattcatggatttggGGCCCTCCTTGa
The sequence above is drawn from the Lepeophtheirus salmonis chromosome 5, UVic_Lsal_1.4, whole genome shotgun sequence genome and encodes:
- the LOC121117472 gene encoding LOW QUALITY PROTEIN: uncharacterized Golgi apparatus membrane protein-like protein CG5021 (The sequence of the model RefSeq protein was modified relative to this genomic sequence to represent the inferred CDS: deleted 1 base in 1 codon); amino-acid sequence: MEDTDNLIGNEEMEDESYSNITTKSSMIGHRGFQVIEQKQKKPERTLVLFFHGLFKILAFIFYMFGHKVGFTSSFVLVVLLLSGDFWLVKNVSGRLLVGLRWWNFVKDDNSTEWKFESWSAKERQLANKFQMRTFWGFLIIHQSVWSILFMASLFGLHLIWIMIPIVALILNSSNLYGYIRCRWEAKDDDTEEGDSGSRFGFNVSSGLVKNMWYSLKSMVVNPRGIYNAVPLDETVIHQ